In Hydrotalea sp., the genomic stretch CCTGCGCAAGGATTTTCTAACCGCCGATGTCGGCATCACCGGTGCGAATTTTTTGGTCGCCGAGTCGGGGTCGGTGGTGTTGGTAACGAACGAGGGCAATGGCGATTTGGTTTCCACCCTGCCGCCGGTGCATATTGTTGTCACGACGATTGATAAAATTGTGCCGACGCTTTACGACGCCAGCCATTTGCTAAGGTTGCTATGCCGAAGTGCCACCGGCCAACCGATAACCAGCTACGCCAGTTTTTTTACCGGCAACAACCAAACGCAAGACGGCGATGGTGCCATTGCCTTTCACGTATTATTGCTGAACAACAACCGCACGCAATTATTGGCCGATGATTTGCGGCCCGCCCTTTCTTGCATCAAATGCGGGGCGTGCCTGAACCATTGCCCGGTATACCAAACAGTGGGCGGCGCAAGTTACGGCGGCGCGCAGATGGGGCCGATTGGGTCGGCGATTGCACCGGCGATAAGCGGCATAAAACGCGCCAATGATTTGGTTTTTGCATCGACCCTGTGCGGTCGTTGTGACGATGTTTGTCCGGTAAAAATTCCCATCAGTCATCTGTTGCGGCGGCAACGCGAATGGTCGTTTTTGCAAAAAACCATCGCGCCGCAAAAACAGCGATGGTTAAAATATTTTCGCCGCGCCAGCCAATCGCCAAAAAAATTCCGCCACGCTAGCCATGCGGTGCGCCGCATGTTGCGGTTTTACAATCGCCACGGCATGATAAAAAACATCGGCCTGTTCCCGCCGGCACGGCCGTGGTTTGCTAAAAAAAACCTGCCCAGTCCGGCGAAAAAATCATTTTTTGATAAGGTAAAATAAAACCATGTCGCTTGCCAAAAAAGTCATGATGGATAAAATCCGCCAAGGTTTGGGGTTGGCGGATGCCGCGTCGCCAACGCAACATCGCCTCTTGTCTGCACAGCAATGGTTGGCACGCCGGCCAATAAATGTCGCCCCAAGCTTGCCCCAACATCCCCAAGCGATGGTCGCCGCCGACCCCGGCCATAACCTAACAATGTTTGTAACCATGGCCGAACGCGCCGGCGCGGCGGTGATGGCGGAAACCGCGTTGGAAAATATCCCCGCCCTTATCAATCAATTTATCATCGACAAAAAATTACCCAACCAATTGGTTATCATGGACCCCGCGTTGGAATTTTTAAAAACCATAATGGTCGAGGAACAAGACATCAGCGTTATCGACAATATCATCACGCGGCCGGCGACCGTCAACCAAGTGGTCAGCCTGACCCTGGGGCGCGCCGCCATTGCCGAAAGCGGCACCATCATGGTGGCCAGCCGCACGGCGAGCAACCTGCCCAGCCCCAGCCGGCTTTATTTTTTACCCATCGCCCATATTGTCATGTTGTCGTGTCAACAGATCGTCGAAAAATATGAAGACGCCCTATCGCTCCTCGACCCATTGGCCATGCCGCGCGGTTTGCATTTTATCACCGGCCCGTCGCGCACCGCCGACATCGACCAAACAATCACCACCGGCATGCACGGGCCAAAAGAATTATTAATTATTTTAACGCCATAAAAATTTGCGCCCAAAAAAATTATGAAAAAATTAGCGGTTATTTTGGCGGGCGGGTTATCAAGCAGAATGGGGCGCGAAAAATCATTGCTGGAAATCGACAACAACAAATTTTTAATCGATAAGGTAATTGAATCCATCGCGCCGCAGGTCGAACGCATCGCCATCAACGCCAACCACAAGGCCAACCACGACGCCGCGCGATTTGCCCACACCAATTTAGCAATCATCCACGATGAGGTTGTTGTGGCGGAATCGGTCGGCCCGCTCATCGGTATCTTAACCGCCATGGCATGGGCAAGGGAAAATGGCGGTGATGTTGTGCTGACCGTGTCTTGCGATTGCCCGCAATTGCCGAATGACCTTTATAAAAAATTGGCGGCGCAACAAAATTATGATGTGGTGGTGGCAAAAAGCTTCGGCCACAACCACCCGACCATCGCCCTGTGGCGGGTTGATTTGGCGCGTGATTTGCGCGCCGCGATAAAAAACAACATGCGCAAAATCGACAAATTCACCAGCGGTTACCGCGTCGCCACCGTCGATTTCACCCCACCGCAACAGACCACCACCACCGGCGACATAAACTTAACCGACCCATTTTTAAACCTGAACACACCCGACGAATTTGCCGCCTGGCAACGCGCGCAGAAGAAATAACGCCTGCGCGATTCTGATTTCGCCCAGCGTTCTAAAAAAAAATTAAATCAAAACACGCACCACGCCGACCAGCGCGCTGGCGATAATTATTTTTATTGTTGCTACAACATCGCTAACCGAAACCACGTTTCCCCATCGGCCGCCCAACACTACACCTCGAACTGCTCCAAAATAATCCGTTCTTCCAAATCATAATTTTTATCGACCAACAAACAAAATTGCAAATCATCATTGCTGGTCATGGTTAATTTTTTTACCATGCCGCCCGAAATGGCGTCGACCGCCACCACCGCCGGCCGGCGGTCATATTCTTGCAATTCGATATCGATGGTGGTTTCCTTTCGCACCACCGCGCCCGACCAACGGCGCGGCCGGAACAGCGCTATCGGCGTCAGGGCAAGCAACGACGAGCCCAGCGGCAATATCGGCCCGTTGCAGGCAAAGTTATAGGCCGTCGACCCCTGGGGCGTGGCCAACAACACGCCGTCGCCCACCATGTTGGAAATGCGGTCGTGGCCGTCGAGCGACAATTTCATTTTAATTGCCTGCGGCGTGCCGCGCGACAACGAAATTTCGTTGATGGCAAAATTTTCATAAATTTCGCCATTGGTCAATTCGGCGCGCAGGTGCAATGTCGGGAAGACAATGCTCCGCGCGTTTTTTATTTTGTCGATAATCATCGGCATGGCCAGGTCTTCGCCGTCGACATGGTTCATCAAAAACCCGTGGCTACCGCGGTGCACGCCGTAAAATTTTATGTTGTCCGCCCGTTGGTGCAATTGCCGCATGGCGTGAAGCAACGTGCCATCGCCGCCAACCACCAACACCACATTGGCGTCGGTCAGTGGCGCAAAATCATATTGGCCGCGTAATTTTTTTTCCAACGCGGCCTCAACGTTTTTGCCAACCATCAGGCCGATATGCAAATCGGCGGTTACATCGCTATTGGGAATCGCGCCTATTTTTGCCAGCATCGTAAAATGTGATTTTTGTTTTTATTATGGTTTTGGTTAAGCGCAATGTTAGCATTTTTACCATGCCACCGCCAGCACCGATAACCCGTCGCAACCATTGGCCGGTTATTGTTTGTCTATCACCAGCGTCGATAACAGCTGTAGGTTTTTGCCATCATACAAATTGATTGTTTTTTGCCCCTTGCTATTGTCCAACACCACCGCAATATTATCGCCGACGCCGTAACTGGTGATGTAATCGCCGCGAATCACGGTCGGGTTATTTGCGCCGCCCGTTGCCACACCGCCATTCGCACCGCGCGACGATTTTTTGACCACCAACACCACCAAGGCCGTGGTGGCCAGAATAATCATCACCCCCATGGTAATAACAATAGTCTGCAGGCCTTTCATTGCTTTCATCCTTACACGCGATTAATTTTTATCGTTGCCATACCATTCGTATGTCGCCTTATTTATTCAACGACTGCCCGCGCCCCTCAAGGTTGCAATGCTACTCGGCGGTTTTTTTCGCTTCCGCATCGTTATCGGCAGATTCGTCGCCATCAACATCAGCGGATTCCTCGGATTCAACATCAGCATCATCCGAATCTTCGCTCGCCGCCTTGGCCGACTTCGACCCCTTGCCGTCTTTCTTTTCCATCGCCTTGCCCAAAATGTCGCCCAACGAGGCACCAGAATCCTGACTGCCATATTGTTTAATCATTTCTTTTTCTTCTTTCATCTCCAGCGATTTAATCGACAGGGTCAATTTACCGGTTTTTTTGTCAATCGCCGTTACCTGGGCATCAACCCGTTCGCCCACGGCAAATCGGTCGATACGTTGGTCGGCCTTGTCCTTGGCCAAATTGGCGCGGGCAATAAACCCATGCAAGCCGTTGACATCAACCTCTATCCCATTGTCTTGGGTCATGATAACCGTCGCGGTTACCACTTGGTCTTTTTTCAACTGCAACATTTTTTCCTTCATCGGGTTTTTGCTCAATTGTTTGATACCAAGCGAAATCCGACCCCGTTCCAAATCAACCTTATCCAACAAGATAACTTCTATCTCTTGGCCTTTTTGATAAAGGGCGGTTGCCTCGGCACCGGTTTTTTCCCACGAAATGTCGGACGCGTGAACCATGCCGTCCAATTCGGCCGACAGGCCAACGAAAATACCAAACTCGGTGATGTTCTTCACCGTGCCTTTTAATTTATCACCCTTGTTGTTCTTGTTGGCAAATTCTTCCAACGGGTTGGGGGTGCATTGTTTCAAACCAAGCGACAAACGACGGCGGTCGTTGTCGATGTCGAGCACCATGACCTCGACCTCTTGCCCCAGGGTGAGCAATTTGGCGGGCGAGATGCCACGTTTTGTCCAAGATAATTCGCTGATATGCGCCAGCCCCTCGACCCCGGGTTCGAGCGAGATGAAAGCGCCATAATCGATAAGGTTGGTAACCGTCCCCTTGACCTTTTGCCCTTTTTTATATTTTTTGGCGACCGCCGCCCATGGGTTGTCCTCCAACGCCTTAACGCTGAGCGAGACGCGGTTGGTGTCCTTATCCACCGTGATAACCTTAACCTTGATTTCATCGCCGACCTTTAAAATATCGGACGGATGGTTGATTCGCTTCCACGACATTTCACCGACGTGCAACAGCCCGTCAATCATGCCCAAATCGATAAATGCGCCGTAATCGGTCAAGTTTTTCACCTTGCCATCGACCACCGCACCAACCACCAATATTTTTTGCATGTCGACCATTTTTTCTTTTTGGTCTTCTTCCATCACTTGACGGCGCGACACGACGATATTATCGCGTTCCTCGTCCATCTTCACGACGGCAAAGCTCTCTGGCTTATCCATCAATGCTTCCAAATCTTTTTCGCGGGTTGGCCGAATATCAACCTGCGACCCGGGCAAAAACGCCATCACGCCATTGATATTAACCGAAAAACCACCGCGCACGCGGTTGACAATCCGCCCCATCACCCGTTCGCCTTTTTTATGTTTTTTCGCAATTTCGGCCCATGATTCATCTTTACGCGCCTTATCACGCGACAACACGGCCTCGCCATTGCGGCCTTCCATCCGTTCCAGAACGACCTCAACCTTATCGCCGACCGCGACGGTCATTTCGCCCTCCATGTTAATAAATTCTTTGCGGGAAACTTTCCCTTCGGATTTCAACCCGACATCGATGGTTACATATTCATCGCCGAGCGCGACAACTTGCCCCATCATTACTTGGCCTTTTAAGGCGACATGTTCAGGAAGGTGGGTTTTTATAAGTTCCGCGAAACTGGTTGCTTTGGCCATTGTTTTATCTCTTTTGGGGACGAGCCCCAGCATTTTGCTCGAAAAAAATTTTAACCGCTAACCGATTATTTTTTCAAGTCTTGACCTTCTTCATTTGGGTTTAAAGCCGCAAGAAAAAAGAAGGTCTCTATTTTTTCTTGCCGCCAATTAATTGCCGTAAAGTTTCTTATCCTTAATAATGGTCAGAGCCTTTGCAAACAATTCATCCGCCGATAGGTTGCTGTTATCCAGCTCTATCGCGTCATCGGCCTTTTTTAATGGCGCGATGGTTCTTTCTTTATCCATTTTGTCGCGCCTTATCAAATCGGCCAATATTACATCCCTGCTAGCATGGATGCCGTGGCTTTGCAACTCCAAAAATCGACGGCTTGCCCGCACCGCCACGTCGGCGACGACAAAAAATTTTAACGGCGCGTCTGGGAATATCACGGTGCCGATATCGCGGCCGTCAATCACCGCGCCCTTTTTTTGGGGGTCGCGGCCAAATGCCTGCTGTGCCGATTTTA encodes the following:
- a CDS encoding LUD domain-containing protein, with the translated sequence MSLAKKVMMDKIRQGLGLADAASPTQHRLLSAQQWLARRPINVAPSLPQHPQAMVAADPGHNLTMFVTMAERAGAAVMAETALENIPALINQFIIDKKLPNQLVIMDPALEFLKTIMVEEQDISVIDNIITRPATVNQVVSLTLGRAAIAESGTIMVASRTASNLPSPSRLYFLPIAHIVMLSCQQIVEKYEDALSLLDPLAMPRGLHFITGPSRTADIDQTITTGMHGPKELLIILTP
- a CDS encoding 30S ribosomal protein S1; the encoded protein is MAKATSFAELIKTHLPEHVALKGQVMMGQVVALGDEYVTIDVGLKSEGKVSRKEFINMEGEMTVAVGDKVEVVLERMEGRNGEAVLSRDKARKDESWAEIAKKHKKGERVMGRIVNRVRGGFSVNINGVMAFLPGSQVDIRPTREKDLEALMDKPESFAVVKMDEERDNIVVSRRQVMEEDQKEKMVDMQKILVVGAVVDGKVKNLTDYGAFIDLGMIDGLLHVGEMSWKRINHPSDILKVGDEIKVKVITVDKDTNRVSLSVKALEDNPWAAVAKKYKKGQKVKGTVTNLIDYGAFISLEPGVEGLAHISELSWTKRGISPAKLLTLGQEVEVMVLDIDNDRRRLSLGLKQCTPNPLEEFANKNNKGDKLKGTVKNITEFGIFVGLSAELDGMVHASDISWEKTGAEATALYQKGQEIEVILLDKVDLERGRISLGIKQLSKNPMKEKMLQLKKDQVVTATVIMTQDNGIEVDVNGLHGFIARANLAKDKADQRIDRFAVGERVDAQVTAIDKKTGKLTLSIKSLEMKEEKEMIKQYGSQDSGASLGDILGKAMEKKDGKGSKSAKAASEDSDDADVESEESADVDGDESADNDAEAKKTAE
- the mobA gene encoding molybdenum cofactor guanylyltransferase MobA yields the protein MKKLAVILAGGLSSRMGREKSLLEIDNNKFLIDKVIESIAPQVERIAINANHKANHDAARFAHTNLAIIHDEVVVAESVGPLIGILTAMAWARENGGDVVLTVSCDCPQLPNDLYKKLAAQQNYDVVVAKSFGHNHPTIALWRVDLARDLRAAIKNNMRKIDKFTSGYRVATVDFTPPQQTTTTGDINLTDPFLNLNTPDEFAAWQRAQKK
- a CDS encoding NAD kinase gives rise to the protein MLAKIGAIPNSDVTADLHIGLMVGKNVEAALEKKLRGQYDFAPLTDANVVLVVGGDGTLLHAMRQLHQRADNIKFYGVHRGSHGFLMNHVDGEDLAMPMIIDKIKNARSIVFPTLHLRAELTNGEIYENFAINEISLSRGTPQAIKMKLSLDGHDRISNMVGDGVLLATPQGSTAYNFACNGPILPLGSSLLALTPIALFRPRRWSGAVVRKETTIDIELQEYDRRPAVVAVDAISGGMVKKLTMTSNDDLQFCLLVDKNYDLEERIILEQFEV
- a CDS encoding lactate utilization protein B; its protein translation is MSVENFSAAADKAIKNDGLQQRLAHITHEFINKRQAAVNAVPDWEAWRVAGKNIKQHAIEHLDIYLEEFEKNLTNAGGELHYCQTGEEAADKILRICQQHKAQLVVKSKSMVAEEINLNQHFAKNNIKLVETDLGDYIVQLRGDEPAHPIAPALHVGKAMVAETFRQEHKNLPRNRPLESIGDLMAEARGILRKDFLTADVGITGANFLVAESGSVVLVTNEGNGDLVSTLPPVHIVVTTIDKIVPTLYDASHLLRLLCRSATGQPITSYASFFTGNNQTQDGDGAIAFHVLLLNNNRTQLLADDLRPALSCIKCGACLNHCPVYQTVGGASYGGAQMGPIGSAIAPAISGIKRANDLVFASTLCGRCDDVCPVKIPISHLLRRQREWSFLQKTIAPQKQRWLKYFRRASQSPKKFRHASHAVRRMLRFYNRHGMIKNIGLFPPARPWFAKKNLPSPAKKSFFDKVK